One window of the Clostridium sp. MB40-C1 genome contains the following:
- a CDS encoding UvrB/UvrC motif-containing protein, protein MNIKEKIKKLPSSPGVYLMKDSLDTIIYVGKSKNLRNRVGSYFINSKSHSPKVIKLVKNLKDFDYILTDTEFEALLLECKLIKKIKPIYNRQMKSPKGYCYIKIKMDEKYPDIEIHSEPNRSDGGLYFGPYTNKNTVEKALYGIKEHSKILCTNSSRKASGCLKYSMNLCMGMCTANPSPEHYFALVEKVIKLLSGTNLTILEEMEQEMNIATANLDFEGAAKYRDYIKAVKNLVSTAKIIRFTEANKNIALVEFLNNKEIKFFLIRYNKLLFSEKYRLNNFSINEIKHEFKSNIISNFSAVLKSSVDIGKDEIDEVHIIYNYLKSKESTCKYIAIPEQWINDMDSLSIDGAVDKFILDNL, encoded by the coding sequence TTGAACATAAAAGAAAAAATTAAAAAACTGCCTTCTTCACCAGGAGTATATCTTATGAAAGATTCGTTAGATACTATTATTTATGTAGGAAAATCTAAAAATCTAAGAAATAGAGTTGGATCCTATTTTATAAATTCCAAATCTCATTCTCCAAAGGTAATAAAATTAGTGAAAAATCTTAAGGACTTTGATTATATTCTAACAGATACTGAATTTGAAGCTTTGTTGCTTGAGTGCAAATTAATCAAAAAAATTAAACCAATATATAATAGACAAATGAAAAGTCCAAAAGGTTATTGTTATATCAAAATAAAAATGGACGAGAAATATCCAGATATTGAAATCCATAGCGAGCCTAACAGGTCTGATGGAGGTCTTTATTTCGGACCTTATACTAATAAGAATACTGTAGAAAAAGCGCTTTACGGTATAAAAGAACATAGTAAAATTTTGTGCACTAATAGTTCTCGAAAGGCTTCAGGATGTCTAAAGTATTCTATGAACTTGTGTATGGGTATGTGCACAGCTAATCCTTCTCCTGAACATTATTTTGCTTTAGTAGAAAAAGTGATAAAATTGCTTAGTGGCACTAATTTGACTATTTTAGAGGAAATGGAACAGGAAATGAATATTGCTACTGCAAACCTTGATTTTGAAGGTGCAGCTAAATATAGAGATTATATAAAAGCAGTAAAGAATTTAGTAAGTACTGCAAAAATTATTAGATTTACAGAAGCCAATAAAAATATTGCTTTGGTAGAATTCCTAAATAATAAAGAAATTAAGTTTTTTTTGATAAGATATAATAAACTGCTTTTCAGTGAAAAGTATAGACTTAACAATTTTAGTATTAATGAAATAAAGCATGAATTTAAAAGTAATATTATATCCAATTTTAGTGCTGTTTTAAAAAGTTCAGTTGATATTGGTAAGGACGAAATAGATGAAGTTCATATAATATATAATTATTTAAAAAGCAAAGAAAGTACATGTAAATATATAGCTATTCCAGAACAATGGATTAATGACATGGATAGCTTAAGTATTGATGGAGCTGTTGATAAATTTATTTTAGATAATTTATAA
- a CDS encoding helix-turn-helix transcriptional regulator: MSFGQNIQFLRKMHKGMTQEELAEKMGVSRQTISKWELDATYPEMDKVIELCKLFSCSMDKLVREDINMINEAYSNIRVEKIDSFSFVKYSVISREPEEDAIKHIKDWANSNRINSPQIIGWDFPHVSQEQINVYHMHGYAAACILPSNFKVECDSLEIVTQKEQQYAVITIKEPFIDPFTLIPNAYKTLMIYMEVNCYKYKQAKDIISCFEKVYEKDSVCYMDVYIAIES, encoded by the coding sequence ATGAGTTTTGGACAAAATATTCAATTTTTAAGAAAAATGCATAAAGGAATGACTCAAGAAGAGTTGGCAGAAAAAATGGGAGTTTCTCGTCAAACTATTTCAAAGTGGGAACTTGATGCCACCTATCCTGAGATGGATAAGGTAATAGAACTATGTAAACTTTTCTCATGCTCTATGGATAAGTTAGTTAGGGAAGATATAAATATGATTAATGAAGCCTATTCCAATATTAGAGTAGAAAAAATAGATTCATTTTCTTTTGTTAAATATTCAGTTATAAGTAGAGAACCAGAAGAAGATGCTATAAAACATATAAAAGATTGGGCTAATAGTAATAGAATTAATTCCCCACAAATAATAGGGTGGGATTTTCCACATGTATCACAGGAGCAAATCAATGTATATCATATGCATGGATATGCTGCAGCCTGTATTTTACCTTCTAATTTTAAAGTAGAGTGTGATAGTTTGGAAATTGTCACTCAAAAAGAACAACAATATGCAGTTATTACAATCAAAGAACCTTTTATTGACCCATTTACTCTTATTCCTAATGCATACAAGACACTTATGATATACATGGAAGTAAATTGTTACAAATATAAGCAGGCTAAAGATATTATATCTTGTTTTGAAAAGGTGTATGAGAAAGATAGTGTTTGTTATATGGATGTATATATTGCTATTGAGAGTTGA
- a CDS encoding peptide deformylase, which yields MIKPIVKDILFLGQKSEEATKNDIVVIDDLIDTLSANLEHCVGLAGNMIGVKKRILVFTVGNLIVPMINPVILKKEKLYETEESCLSLIGFRKTKRYEMIEVEYLDRTFKKQKQVFTGFTAQIIQHEMDHFQGTII from the coding sequence ATGATAAAACCAATTGTAAAAGATATATTGTTTTTAGGACAAAAATCAGAAGAGGCAACTAAAAATGATATAGTAGTAATTGATGATTTGATAGATACATTAAGCGCAAATTTAGAGCATTGTGTTGGATTAGCTGGGAACATGATAGGAGTAAAAAAGCGTATATTGGTATTTACTGTAGGCAACCTTATTGTACCTATGATAAATCCAGTTATATTAAAGAAAGAAAAGCTGTATGAAACAGAAGAGAGTTGTTTATCTTTAATTGGCTTTAGAAAAACAAAGAGATATGAAATGATAGAGGTGGAGTATCTTGATAGAACTTTTAAGAAACAAAAGCAAGTGTTTACTGGATTTACAGCACAAATAATTCAACATGAAATGGATCATTTTCAAGGTACAATAATCTAG